The following proteins are encoded in a genomic region of Reichenbachiella sp.:
- a CDS encoding AMP-binding protein produces the protein MATHNWFQHYPKGVPHTINPDEYKSLPDLFETGFSKYQDLPAMENMGKCFAYSELNEKVDQFAAFLQNHTNLEKGDRIALQMPNLLQYPIAMFAALKCGLVVVNTNPLYTPDEMKHQFNDSGAKAIVILENFACNLEEILSDTSIETVITTEIGDLLGGLKKTITNFVVKRIKKMVPPFSLPNAVKFNDALKLGQSSSFQRVEVTGDDLAFLQYTGGTTGVSKGAMLSHRNLVANLEQVCAWMSIMLEEGKETVITALPLYHVFALTCNCLVMFKLGAKNVLITNPRDMPGFVKELGKHQFSVITGVNTLFNGLLNQPKFSALDFSKLKVAFGGGMAVQKVVAEKWLNTTGAPLAEGYGLTETSPVLTTNPLDGTDRVGTIGLPIPSTEIIMLDDDGNEVKQGEPGELCAKGPQVMKGYWQRPEDTAQVMHGEWFKTGDIATIDGDGFIRIVDRKKEMILVSGFNVYPNEIEDAIARHEKVLEVGAIGVPDKKSTEAVKVFIVKKDSSLTVEEVKAHAHEILTGYKCPKHVEFTSELPKSNVGKILRRILKEQDAKINNYD, from the coding sequence ATGGCTACGCATAATTGGTTTCAACATTACCCTAAGGGAGTACCTCATACTATCAACCCTGATGAATACAAATCTCTCCCGGATCTATTCGAAACAGGTTTTAGTAAATATCAGGACTTACCAGCCATGGAAAACATGGGCAAATGTTTTGCCTATAGTGAACTAAATGAAAAGGTAGATCAATTTGCTGCTTTTTTACAGAACCACACGAACCTAGAAAAAGGAGATCGAATTGCCTTGCAAATGCCAAACCTCTTGCAATATCCCATTGCCATGTTCGCTGCACTAAAATGCGGTCTGGTTGTGGTCAATACAAATCCTCTTTATACACCTGATGAAATGAAGCATCAGTTCAATGACTCTGGAGCCAAAGCCATTGTAATCCTTGAGAATTTTGCATGCAATCTTGAAGAGATTCTATCTGATACTTCAATAGAAACAGTCATTACTACCGAAATCGGAGATTTACTTGGAGGGCTTAAAAAGACCATCACCAATTTTGTAGTAAAAAGAATCAAAAAAATGGTTCCTCCATTTTCATTGCCCAATGCAGTCAAATTCAACGATGCATTGAAACTTGGTCAATCTAGTTCGTTTCAACGTGTTGAAGTTACGGGTGATGACCTCGCATTTCTTCAGTACACCGGAGGTACCACTGGTGTTTCTAAAGGCGCCATGTTGTCCCACAGAAATTTAGTAGCCAATCTCGAACAGGTCTGCGCATGGATGAGTATTATGCTTGAAGAAGGAAAAGAAACGGTCATCACAGCCCTACCTCTATATCATGTTTTTGCCTTGACCTGCAACTGTCTGGTCATGTTCAAATTAGGTGCTAAAAATGTGTTAATCACTAACCCTAGAGATATGCCTGGCTTTGTGAAGGAACTAGGTAAACATCAGTTCTCTGTTATTACAGGAGTAAATACATTGTTTAATGGGTTACTTAACCAACCAAAGTTCTCAGCATTGGATTTTTCAAAACTGAAAGTAGCATTTGGTGGAGGAATGGCTGTTCAAAAAGTAGTTGCTGAGAAATGGTTGAATACTACAGGAGCACCATTAGCTGAAGGTTACGGGCTAACAGAAACTTCTCCAGTATTGACTACAAATCCACTAGATGGAACAGATCGTGTGGGCACTATTGGTCTCCCCATCCCAAGCACTGAAATCATCATGCTTGATGACGATGGCAATGAAGTAAAACAAGGAGAGCCAGGAGAGCTTTGTGCCAAAGGTCCACAAGTGATGAAGGGATATTGGCAAAGACCTGAAGATACTGCCCAAGTGATGCATGGCGAATGGTTCAAAACGGGAGACATCGCAACCATAGACGGTGATGGTTTTATCCGAATAGTGGACAGAAAAAAGGAAATGATTTTGGTGTCAGGATTTAATGTTTATCCAAATGAAATTGAGGATGCAATTGCCAGACATGAAAAGGTATTGGAAGTGGGTGCCATTGGTGTTCCTGATAAAAAATCTACCGAAGCAGTTAAAGTATTTATTGTCAAAAAGGACTCATCACTAACCGTGGAGGAGGTCAAAGCCCATGCTCATGAAATATTGACTGGCTACAAATGTCCTAAACACGTCGAGTTCACATCGGAGTTACCTAAATCCAACGTGGGTAAAATATTGCGAAGAATACTGAAAGAACAAGATGCAAAGATTAACAATTATGATTAA
- a CDS encoding pirin family protein, whose amino-acid sequence MSVEIISKHHQAQGAFDFGRIRENKPIGFPHEPGGANSMSNLFYWAHAWSDAGGLIDTHPHQGFEIMSYVISGKISHYDTKYDRWLDLNAGDAQVIRAGNGISHAEKVLPGGEFFQIWFDPDLTKSLKKEASYSDITASDFPVTETGNGSIKTIIGEGSPMKIDTEGVEIREVSNISGSWKMDLDSDSIYTVYVLEGEGQTGYGSVVPNDFLVLREESQLTIDFSTSAKLFVIQSPAKVSYRTYAEGQTF is encoded by the coding sequence ATGAGTGTAGAGATAATAAGCAAACATCATCAAGCTCAAGGAGCATTTGATTTTGGTAGGATTAGAGAGAACAAGCCCATAGGATTTCCTCATGAGCCAGGTGGAGCCAATTCTATGTCCAATTTGTTTTATTGGGCTCATGCATGGTCGGATGCTGGAGGATTAATTGATACTCATCCGCACCAGGGCTTTGAAATAATGTCATATGTAATCAGTGGGAAAATCTCACACTATGACACCAAATATGACAGATGGCTAGATTTGAACGCAGGTGATGCGCAGGTGATCAGAGCGGGAAATGGAATTTCTCATGCAGAAAAAGTGCTTCCAGGTGGAGAGTTCTTTCAAATTTGGTTTGATCCTGATCTAACGAAGTCACTTAAAAAAGAGGCTTCTTACTCAGATATTACGGCTTCAGATTTTCCAGTGACTGAAACTGGTAACGGAAGTATTAAAACCATAATAGGAGAGGGTTCTCCTATGAAAATTGATACTGAAGGAGTAGAGATTAGGGAAGTTTCTAATATATCCGGAAGCTGGAAAATGGATTTGGATAGCGACTCTATTTATACGGTATATGTGCTAGAAGGTGAAGGACAAACTGGTTATGGCTCTGTTGTTCCTAATGACTTTTTGGTACTTAGAGAAGAGTCACAACTGACTATAGATTTTTCGACGTCTGCTAAGTTGTTTGTCATACAATCGCCTGCTAAAGTTTCTTATCGGACGTATGCTGAAGGACAGACATTTTAA
- a CDS encoding diacylglycerol/lipid kinase family protein: protein MNKQHILFIINPIAGGGKPLDWGSLIHTYLDGSKFNYQIEYTQKQDDATKYSKYAVENNIEIVCAVGGDGTINEVAQGIVNSNTALAIIPRGSGNGLARHLSIPMNTIDAIKNLNHSSIYSMDTCYLNSKLFLCVAGIGFDAHIAKVFDEYGKRGLISYAWLSFKEFFNYQPKRYKLITNEKEINTEAFLISFANASQFGNNAYIAPNAQTNDGLIDLIIIKPFPLWATPEILLRLFNRSIHRSKYCEAHSIKKLHIHSTTDIAHIDGEPVQLAGSTKISILPNSIKIVY from the coding sequence ATGAACAAACAGCATATTCTTTTTATCATCAATCCAATTGCAGGTGGCGGGAAACCGTTGGACTGGGGCTCCTTAATTCATACATACCTGGATGGTTCAAAATTTAATTATCAAATCGAATACACGCAAAAGCAGGATGATGCCACCAAATATTCAAAATATGCTGTAGAGAATAATATTGAAATCGTATGTGCCGTTGGCGGGGATGGTACGATCAATGAAGTGGCTCAAGGAATAGTCAACTCCAACACCGCCTTGGCCATTATCCCTCGCGGCTCAGGCAATGGTCTGGCTCGCCATCTTTCCATCCCCATGAACACTATTGATGCGATAAAGAACCTTAATCATTCATCCATTTATTCAATGGATACATGCTATCTCAATAGTAAGCTTTTTCTGTGTGTGGCCGGTATCGGTTTTGATGCGCATATTGCCAAAGTATTCGATGAGTATGGTAAACGCGGCCTCATCTCCTATGCTTGGCTTTCGTTCAAAGAATTTTTCAATTACCAACCCAAGAGATACAAATTGATCACGAATGAAAAGGAAATAAACACTGAAGCCTTTTTAATAAGTTTTGCGAACGCTTCACAATTCGGCAACAACGCCTACATTGCCCCCAATGCCCAAACCAATGACGGCCTAATAGATCTGATCATCATAAAACCATTTCCTCTTTGGGCCACTCCGGAAATCTTATTAAGATTATTTAACCGAAGTATACATAGGTCAAAATATTGTGAGGCTCACAGCATTAAGAAACTTCACATACATTCTACTACCGATATCGCGCATATTGACGGCGAACCGGTCCAGTTAGCTGGTTCTACGAAAATTTCAATTCTACCAAATTCCATCAAAATCGTATATTAG
- a CDS encoding DUF3078 domain-containing protein, with amino-acid sequence MKPYIFIILLSLPITLLAQTDTTYWNKGGKFGINFSQATLTNWAAGGGNTVAGSVYFNYIVDYQKGSILWQNTIDMGLGWIKEARSEQQKADDRLVLTSSFGKRLIPNNKKWFYNATVDFRTQFLEGYDPEKDPNQNKPISKFMAPGYLMTSIGIDWRPNDNFNLTLSPVTGKFTFVQDDSLSAAGAFGVDPGEKFRAEFGASLKASYNKEIFENVQFTSNLLLFSDYMDNPGKIDVNWENILNLKVNSWLSANIYNQIIYDYDIKFYEVDSNGNDILSTATDKWQFKNIISLGLAVQFGGKRG; translated from the coding sequence ATGAAGCCATATATTTTTATTATCCTACTATCCTTGCCCATAACTTTATTGGCACAAACAGACACCACCTACTGGAACAAAGGTGGTAAGTTCGGAATCAATTTTTCTCAAGCTACACTCACCAACTGGGCAGCTGGCGGTGGAAATACTGTAGCGGGATCTGTGTATTTCAACTATATAGTCGATTATCAAAAAGGTAGTATACTCTGGCAGAATACTATTGACATGGGTTTAGGGTGGATTAAAGAAGCCAGATCTGAGCAGCAAAAAGCTGACGATAGATTAGTACTTACATCAAGTTTTGGCAAAAGGTTAATCCCAAACAATAAGAAATGGTTTTATAATGCTACTGTAGATTTTAGAACTCAATTCCTTGAAGGATATGACCCAGAAAAGGATCCGAACCAAAATAAACCAATTTCCAAATTTATGGCCCCAGGTTATCTCATGACCTCTATTGGTATCGATTGGAGACCAAATGACAACTTCAATCTAACGCTAAGCCCAGTCACTGGAAAATTTACATTTGTACAAGACGATTCACTCTCTGCTGCGGGGGCTTTTGGTGTAGATCCAGGGGAAAAATTTCGTGCTGAGTTTGGTGCCAGTTTGAAGGCCAGTTACAATAAAGAGATTTTTGAAAATGTTCAATTTACTTCCAATCTTCTTCTGTTTTCAGACTACATGGACAATCCAGGCAAAATAGATGTGAACTGGGAAAACATACTCAACTTAAAAGTCAATAGCTGGCTATCGGCTAATATATATAATCAAATCATCTATGATTATGATATTAAGTTTTATGAGGTTGATTCCAATGGAAATGACATCCTATCGACCGCAACAGATAAATGGCAATTCAAAAATATCATTAGTCTAGGCCTTGCAGTTCAATTTGGTGGAAAGAGGGGCTAG